DNA sequence from the Pseudoduganella plicata genome:
TGGGTGGCCAATGCCGACGTCGGCACGATTACCGAAAGCAATCCGGGCGAAAGCGTTGCCGGCGGCCTGGCGATCGCCACGCTGGAAGGCTCGAACGTGGACATCACGTCGGAACTGGTCGGCCTGATGGGTTCGCAGCGTAACTACCAGGCGAACTCGAAGGTCATCACGACCGAGAACGCGATGCTGCAGTCGCTGATGCAGGCCCTGTAATCGTCTACCGGATCCGAGACTAAATGGATGCATTGATCTACACCGCCATGAGCGGCGCCGAGCGGGCCCTGCGGGGCCAGCAGGTGCACGCCAACAACCTGGCGAATGCCGACACGCCGGGCTTTCGGGCCAATATGGAGCTGGCGACGGCGCAGGCCGCGCCGGGCTACGGCTACGACGACCGTCACCTGTCGCAGCTGCAGGCCAACGCCATCTCGACCAAACAGGGCACCTTGCGTGCCACCGGCCGCGAGCTGGACGTCGCCATCTCCGGCAACGGCTACTTCGCCGTGCAGGGCCCGACGGGCGAAGCGTACACCCGTGCCGGCAACATCACGCTGGACGCCGATGGCACGATGACCGTCAACGGCATGCAGCTGCTGGGCGAAGGCGGCCCCATCAACCTGCCGCAGAACAGCCGCATCGAAATCGGCCAGGACGGCACGGTCTCGATCCAGAGCCCGGGCGGCATGGGCGAGATGCAGGTGGTCGACAAGCTGAAGCTCGTGCAGGCCGAAGGCACCGAGCTGACCAAGAATGAGGCAGGCCTGATCGTCGCACGCGACGGCCAGATCCTGCCGACGGATAACACGGTGCAGGTGCGCGCCGGTCATCTGGAAGGGAGCAACGTTTCCGCCGTCGAAGAGATGGTGGCAACGATGAGCCTGACCCGCACCTTCGAAGTCCAGATGAAACTGTTCAAGGCCGCGGACGACATGACCACGGCCGGCAACCGCCTGATCGGCGGCTGATGGCAGATCGGGCAACCTTAAAGTTGCCCGACAGAATGCCGTAACAGTCCTAAAGCGCAACACACTACAGGAGTATCCGATGAATCCAGCAATGTGGATCAGCAAGACCGGCGTGCAGGCACAAGATGCCAAGCTGCAAGCCATCGCCAACAACCTCGCCAACGCCAACACGGTCGGCTTCAAGAAGGACCGCGTCGTCTTCGAAGACCTGTTCTATTCGGTCGAAGGCCAGCCGGGCGCGCAGCGCGCCGACAACAACACGCTGGCGCCAACGGGCGTGCAGCTGGGTAACGGTACCCATATCGTGGGTACGCAGAAGGTCTTCACGACCGGCAACGCGCAGATCACCAGCAACCAGTTCGACGTGATGGTCAACGGTAATGGGTTCCTGCAGGTGCAGCGTCCGAACGGCGAAGCGGGCTATACCCGCGCCGGCCAGCTGGGCCTGGATGCCAACGGCGTGCTGATCAACGCCCAGGGCCTGCCCCTGGTGCCGCAGATTACCGTGCCGGCCAACGCCACGTCGGTGACGATCGGCGAAAACGGTACCGTCTCGGCGACGATGCCGGGCAGCACCGCGCCACAGCAGCTGGGCCAGCTGACCCTGACCTCGTTCATCAACCCGGCCGGCCTGCAGGCCCTGGGCGAGAACCTGTTCCAGGAAACGGCCGCTTCCGGCGCACCGACCGAAGGCCGTCCCGGCGACGCCCAGTTCGGCAAGCTGAAGCAGGGCGCGCTGGAAGCATCGAACGTGCAGGTGGTCGAAGAAATGGTCGACATGATCGCGGCCCAGCGTACGTACGAAATGAACACGAAGGTTCTGTCCGCAGCAGACAATATGCTGCAATACCTCGCACAGGCTGCCCGATAATGATGAAAGCGCAACTGAGCGCAATGGCCGCGTTGTTGCTGGCCGGTTGCGCCTCCCTCCAACCCGCCGCCGTCCGTCCGGGCCCCTTCGACGAACCGCCCGCCGTGGCCCGCTCGGCCGCGCCGCGCGGCACCTCCGGCGGCGTGTTCTCCGCGGAGAGCGGCCTGTCGCTGACGTCGGACAGCCGCGCTTTCCGCGTGGGCGACCTCGTCACCGTCATCCTGCAGGAAACCACGCAGGCGTCGAAAAGCGCCGGCACCACGCTGGGCAAGGAGTCCGGCCTGGGCGTCGCCGCGCCTGGCCTGCTGGGCAAGACGTTCCCGAAAGCCGGTGTCGACCTGAACTCGTCGCACACGTTCCAGGGCGACGCCACGGCCACGCAGCAGAACGCGCTGTCCGGCGCGATCACCGTGATCGTGCAGGAAGTCATGCCGAATGGCCTCCTGAAAGTGGCGGGCGAAAAAGGCCTGACCCTGAACCAGGGCGAGGAATTCGTCCGCCTGCGCGGCTACCTGCGCGCCGCCGACATCGATGCCAACAACCAGGTATCGTCGCAACGCATCGCCAACGCCCGCATCGCCTACTCGGCGCAAGGTACGCTGGCCGATACCCAGCAGCCGGGCTGGCTGTCCCGTTTCTTCCTCGGCCCATTGATGCCGTTCTAAGGACCCGATGAAATCCCGTGCTCTGATTGCTTCCCTGTTCGCCGCCAGCTCCCTGTTGCTGGCCGGCCTGCCCGCGCAAGGCGCGCAGGTGCTGCGCAACCTCGTCTCGATCGAAGGCGTGCGTGAAAACCCGCTGGTCGGCTACGGCATCGTTGTCGGCCTGAACGGCAGCGGCGACTCGACCCAGGTGAAGTTCGCCAGCCAGTCCGTCGTCAATATGCTCAAGCAGTTCGGCGTCAAGATGCCGGACGGAGCGGACGCGAAAAGCAAGAACGTCGCCGCCGTCATGGTGTCGGCCGTCTTCCCGCCCGGCTACCGCCGCGGCCAGCCGATCGACGTGACCGTCTCGTCGCTGGGCGACGCCAAGAGCCTGCGCGGCGGCTCGCTGCTGCTGACGCCGCTGCGCGCGGCCGACAACGAAACGTATGCGCTGGCACAGGGCAACGTCGTCGTCGGCGGCCTGTCGGCGGCCGGCAAGAGCGGCTCGTCCGTCACGGTCAACACGCCCACCACGGGCCGCATCCCGAACGGCGCCATGATCGAGCGTGAAATCGCCACCGATTTTTCAACCAACGCCACCGTGCGCCTGTCGCTCAAGCGCCCGTCGTTCGAGACGGCCACCAATATCGTCGACTCCATCAACAAGAAGTTCGGCAGCATCGCCAGCACCGACGACGCCACCAGCATCGCCGTGCTCGCACCAGAAAACCCGACGCAGCGCGTGGCCTTCATGGCCAAGCTGGAAGGCCTGGCCATCGAGCAGGGCCAGGAAAATCCGAAGGTCGTGTTCAACTCGCGCACCGGCACCGTCGTCATCGCCGACGGCCTGCGCGTGAAAGCGGCCGCCGTCACGCACGGCTCGCTCAAGGTCGTTATCTCGGAAAGCTCGAAAGTGAGCCAGCCGGGCGCGTTCTCGGGCGGCCA
Encoded proteins:
- a CDS encoding flagellar basal body P-ring protein FlgI; amino-acid sequence: MKSRALIASLFAASSLLLAGLPAQGAQVLRNLVSIEGVRENPLVGYGIVVGLNGSGDSTQVKFASQSVVNMLKQFGVKMPDGADAKSKNVAAVMVSAVFPPGYRRGQPIDVTVSSLGDAKSLRGGSLLLTPLRAADNETYALAQGNVVVGGLSAAGKSGSSVTVNTPTTGRIPNGAMIEREIATDFSTNATVRLSLKRPSFETATNIVDSINKKFGSIASTDDATSIAVLAPENPTQRVAFMAKLEGLAIEQGQENPKVVFNSRTGTVVIADGLRVKAAAVTHGSLKVVISESSKVSQPGAFSGGQTAVTPNSSVSVDQGSGQMFKWPAGAKLQAIIDVVNSLGATPDDIMAILQALDQAGAIEGELVVI
- the flgH gene encoding flagellar basal body L-ring protein FlgH; the protein is MKAQLSAMAALLLAGCASLQPAAVRPGPFDEPPAVARSAAPRGTSGGVFSAESGLSLTSDSRAFRVGDLVTVILQETTQASKSAGTTLGKESGLGVAAPGLLGKTFPKAGVDLNSSHTFQGDATATQQNALSGAITVIVQEVMPNGLLKVAGEKGLTLNQGEEFVRLRGYLRAADIDANNQVSSQRIANARIAYSAQGTLADTQQPGWLSRFFLGPLMPF
- the flgF gene encoding flagellar basal-body rod protein FlgF, translated to MDALIYTAMSGAERALRGQQVHANNLANADTPGFRANMELATAQAAPGYGYDDRHLSQLQANAISTKQGTLRATGRELDVAISGNGYFAVQGPTGEAYTRAGNITLDADGTMTVNGMQLLGEGGPINLPQNSRIEIGQDGTVSIQSPGGMGEMQVVDKLKLVQAEGTELTKNEAGLIVARDGQILPTDNTVQVRAGHLEGSNVSAVEEMVATMSLTRTFEVQMKLFKAADDMTTAGNRLIGG
- the flgG gene encoding flagellar basal-body rod protein FlgG, whose amino-acid sequence is MNPAMWISKTGVQAQDAKLQAIANNLANANTVGFKKDRVVFEDLFYSVEGQPGAQRADNNTLAPTGVQLGNGTHIVGTQKVFTTGNAQITSNQFDVMVNGNGFLQVQRPNGEAGYTRAGQLGLDANGVLINAQGLPLVPQITVPANATSVTIGENGTVSATMPGSTAPQQLGQLTLTSFINPAGLQALGENLFQETAASGAPTEGRPGDAQFGKLKQGALEASNVQVVEEMVDMIAAQRTYEMNTKVLSAADNMLQYLAQAAR